From Hyphomicrobiales bacterium 4NK60-0047b, the proteins below share one genomic window:
- a CDS encoding DUF294 nucleotidyltransferase-like domain-containing protein, with translation MTPFTINTNHFLAEIHPYDTLTTKELETLTSNIQTLQFNNNETIYQSGEQLEGLYIIVKGCVSITIQTGEHLSTLREKNSFGERGLLRNGLAATTAVATENTTLLLLPKEQFDHLFKTHPPFQNFFTRSHTKVQNFKPNALASTIAADLMTPTLQSCPPSMKIIEAARLMRDNAISSLIVHDEKELHGIVTLSDISKKVVAEGKSTDGPIREIMTSNPLTLAPDSIGSDILHLMIEKRIGHIPIASNGKLLGIVTKTDLTKFQADSSANLVHDITLSNSPVELVTATSRIPQLLTNLVGSGNRHDIITRLITDISDAATRRLLKLAEKNLGPAPVPYLWLACGSQGRQEQTGVSDQDNCLILDDSIKEDDKKYFEELSHFVCDGLNECGYVYCPGDMMATNEQWRQPLSVWRSYFEGWIANPDKQAQMLASVMFDLRPIGGTETLYQDLQAETLEKAAANSIFTAHMIANSITHTPPLGLLRGFATLKSGEHKHHIDLKLNGVVPIVDLGRIYALGQQIKPVNTRARLLAAKETGAISTSGGHDLIDAYDLIAETRLKHQAEQIKQGMKPDNFMRPTVLSDFERSHLRDAFVVVRTMQAAATQGRSVL, from the coding sequence GTGACACCCTTCACCATAAACACAAATCATTTCTTAGCTGAAATTCATCCCTACGACACACTCACAACAAAAGAATTAGAAACGCTCACCTCAAATATTCAAACATTACAGTTTAACAATAACGAGACAATTTATCAGAGCGGCGAACAGCTAGAGGGTCTCTATATCATCGTAAAGGGTTGTGTCAGCATCACTATTCAAACGGGTGAGCATCTATCTACACTGCGAGAAAAAAACAGTTTTGGCGAACGCGGACTCCTACGCAATGGCTTAGCAGCAACCACTGCTGTCGCAACTGAAAACACGACACTTCTTTTACTCCCCAAAGAACAATTCGACCATCTATTTAAAACTCACCCACCCTTTCAAAACTTCTTCACACGAAGTCACACCAAAGTTCAAAATTTCAAACCTAATGCCCTTGCTAGCACAATAGCAGCTGACCTCATGACCCCAACCTTGCAAAGCTGTCCCCCATCAATGAAAATCATCGAAGCTGCCCGCTTAATGAGGGACAACGCCATTTCATCTCTCATTGTACACGACGAAAAAGAGCTACATGGGATAGTTACATTAAGTGACATCTCAAAAAAAGTCGTTGCCGAAGGTAAATCAACAGACGGGCCCATTCGTGAAATAATGACCTCAAATCCTCTAACCTTAGCCCCAGATTCAATCGGCTCAGATATCTTACATTTAATGATTGAAAAAAGAATTGGTCACATCCCAATCGCATCAAACGGTAAATTATTAGGGATCGTCACCAAAACAGATCTCACAAAGTTTCAAGCAGATAGTTCAGCAAATCTTGTACATGACATAACCCTCAGTAATTCACCTGTTGAATTGGTAACAGCAACCTCAAGAATACCTCAGCTCCTAACCAACCTAGTCGGCAGTGGCAACAGACACGATATTATAACTCGCCTCATTACAGATATATCCGATGCAGCAACCCGTAGATTATTAAAATTAGCTGAAAAAAATTTAGGCCCAGCGCCGGTTCCCTATCTTTGGTTGGCATGCGGATCACAAGGACGCCAAGAACAAACTGGCGTATCAGATCAAGATAATTGCCTCATCCTGGATGACAGCATTAAAGAAGATGATAAAAAATATTTCGAAGAGCTCTCTCATTTTGTCTGTGATGGGTTAAATGAATGCGGTTATGTCTATTGCCCTGGTGACATGATGGCTACTAATGAGCAATGGCGACAACCCCTGTCTGTATGGCGCTCATATTTCGAGGGCTGGATAGCAAACCCAGATAAGCAGGCCCAAATGCTCGCCTCTGTTATGTTTGACCTACGCCCCATCGGTGGAACAGAAACACTCTATCAAGACCTACAGGCAGAAACTCTTGAAAAGGCGGCAGCAAATAGCATCTTCACCGCCCATATGATAGCAAACTCAATCACACACACGCCGCCCCTTGGACTATTGCGTGGGTTTGCAACATTAAAATCCGGCGAGCATAAACACCACATAGATTTAAAATTAAACGGCGTCGTCCCAATTGTTGACCTTGGCCGCATCTACGCATTAGGGCAACAAATCAAACCTGTAAACACAAGAGCGCGATTACTGGCAGCAAAAGAAACCGGCGCGATCAGCACCTCAGGTGGACATGATCTGATAGACGCGTATGACCTCATTGCCGAAACCCGTTTGAAACACCAAGCAGAGCAAATAAAGCAAGGCATGAAACCCGATAACTTCATGCGCCCAACTGTCCTCTCTGATTTCGAAAGAAGTCATTTAAGAGACGCATTTGTAGTTGTAAGAACAATGCAGGCTGCTGCCACACAAGGGCGCTCAGTCCTATAA